From Coffea arabica cultivar ET-39 chromosome 2e, Coffea Arabica ET-39 HiFi, whole genome shotgun sequence, the proteins below share one genomic window:
- the LOC113733054 gene encoding uncharacterized protein isoform X1, whose translation MRLKALLQESNGGKLKRGTIRNIASLFKTSVRTVQRIWKLAAITSTDGRVDVSHRFPKRCGRKRVDIDFTLIMAIPLRRRTNIRSLSSEMKVSKSTLHRRIKEGAIRPHSNALKPQLTDQNKQVRLNFCLSMLEPENLNSNPTFMSMFNVVHIDEKWFYMTKECEKYYLHPQEEEHLRTCKSKKFIVKVMFLAAVARPRFDCSGNPTFDGKIGIFPFVFKEPAKRSSKNRMAGTLETKPILSVTKEVYRRCLIEQVLPAIHAKWPRDGGSVTEILIQQDNAKPHINPTDPVFIEAASRDGFDIHLSFQPPNSPDMNVLDLGYFRAIQSLQHQEAPLSIDELILAVEKSFDQLLSESLNNVFLTLQSCMVEVMKNLGGNNYKVPHIGKHHLMKENCLPLQIECEKELVNQVLSHMQA comes from the exons ATGAGATTAAAAG CTTTATTACAGGAAAGTAATGGCGGTAAATTGAAAAGGGGAACCATCAGGAACATTGCAAGCCTATTTAAAACAAGTGTTAGGACAGTTCAGAGAATTTGGAAGCTAGCAGCAATTACTTCTACAGATGGAAGAGTTGATGTATCACACAGGTTTCCTAAAAGATGCGGAAGAAAACGAGTGGATATTGATTTTACTTTGATCATGGCAATTCCTCTCCGACGCCGGACAAATATCAGGTCACTTTCCAGTGAAATGAAAGTGTCCAAATCAACCCTTCACCGACGAATTAAAGAAGGTGCTATAAGGCCACACTCAAATGCACTCAAACCACAATTGACAGATCAGAATAAGCAAGTAAGGCTTAACTTTTGCTTGTCAATGCTTGAACCAGAAAATCTCAACAGCAATCCAACATTTATGAGTATGTTCAATGTTGTGCATATTGATGAAAAGTGGTTTTACATGACTAAAGAATGTGAAAAATATTATCTTCATCCTCAAGAAGAAGAACATCTTAGGACATGTAAGAGCAAAAAGTTCATTGTGAAAGTTATGTTCCTAGCTGCTGTTGCTCGACCACGTTTTGACTGCTCTGGTAACCCAACATTTGATGGAAAAATTGggatttttccttttgtatTCAAAGAACCAGCAAAGAGGAGTAGTAAAAATCGTATGGCAGGTACATTAGAAACTAAGCCAATATTGTCAGTGACCAAGGAAGTATATAGGAGATGTTTAATTGAACAGGTTTTGCCTGCAATACATGCTAAATGGCCACGGGATGGTGGTAGTGTTACTGAAATTTTGATCCAACAGGATAATGCAAAACCACATATTAATCCCACTGATCCTGTATTTATTGAAGCTGCTTCTAGAGATGGATTtgatattcacttatcatttcAGCCTCCTAACAGTCCGGACATGAATGTTCTTGACTTGGGATATTTTAGAGCTATACAATCCTTGCAACATCAAGAAGCACCCTTGTCAATTGATGAGCTAATTCTTGCTGTGGAAAAGTCATTTGATCAATTATTAAGTGAAAGTCTAAACAATGTTTTCTTAACATTGCAATCATGTATGGTAGAGGTGATGAAAAATCTTGGGGGAAATAACTATAAAGTGCCACACATTGGGAAGCACCATTTAATGAAAGAAAATTGTCTTCCACTGCAAATAGAATGTGAAAAAGAACTTGTGAATCAAGTTCTAAGTCATATGCAAGCGTGA
- the LOC113729475 gene encoding uncharacterized protein isoform X2, translating to MSKTKSRRADDMKDDYVKAYKVRPSDEDRGGWAADPGIDWKAGRERWKSPEDDDVKAYKARPGDEEGGGWEADHGIDGKAEAFIASRRERWKSPEVAN from the exons aTGTCCAAAACCAAGTCTAGGAGGGCAGATGACATGAAGGATGACTACGTGAAGGCTTATAAAGTGCGGCCTAGTGATGAAGATAGAGGTGGATGGGCAGCTGATCCTGGAATTGATTGGAAAGCAGGAAGAGAAAGGTGGAAAAGCCCCGAG GATGACGACGTGAAGGCTTATAAAGCGCGGCCTGGTGATGAAGAGGGAGGTGGATGGGAAGCTGATCATGGAATTGATGGGAAAGCAGAAGCTTTCATTGCTTCAAGAAGAGAAAGGTGGAAAAGCCCCGAGGTTGCCAACTAA
- the LOC113729475 gene encoding uncharacterized protein isoform X1, whose translation MSKTKSRRADDMKDDYVKAYKVRPSDEDRGGWAADPGIDWKAGRERWKSPEIGNNYSLLDMKDDDVKAYKARPGDEEGGGWEADHGIDGKAEAFIASRRERWKSPEVAN comes from the exons aTGTCCAAAACCAAGTCTAGGAGGGCAGATGACATGAAGGATGACTACGTGAAGGCTTATAAAGTGCGGCCTAGTGATGAAGATAGAGGTGGATGGGCAGCTGATCCTGGAATTGATTGGAAAGCAGGAAGAGAAAGGTGGAAAAGCCCCGAG ATTGGCAATAATTATTCTTTGTTGGACATGAAGGATGACGACGTGAAGGCTTATAAAGCGCGGCCTGGTGATGAAGAGGGAGGTGGATGGGAAGCTGATCATGGAATTGATGGGAAAGCAGAAGCTTTCATTGCTTCAAGAAGAGAAAGGTGGAAAAGCCCCGAGGTTGCCAACTAA
- the LOC113733054 gene encoding uncharacterized protein isoform X2, with translation MAIPLRRRTNIRSLSSEMKVSKSTLHRRIKEGAIRPHSNALKPQLTDQNKQVRLNFCLSMLEPENLNSNPTFMSMFNVVHIDEKWFYMTKECEKYYLHPQEEEHLRTCKSKKFIVKVMFLAAVARPRFDCSGNPTFDGKIGIFPFVFKEPAKRSSKNRMAGTLETKPILSVTKEVYRRCLIEQVLPAIHAKWPRDGGSVTEILIQQDNAKPHINPTDPVFIEAASRDGFDIHLSFQPPNSPDMNVLDLGYFRAIQSLQHQEAPLSIDELILAVEKSFDQLLSESLNNVFLTLQSCMVEVMKNLGGNNYKVPHIGKHHLMKENCLPLQIECEKELVNQVLSHMQA, from the coding sequence ATGGCAATTCCTCTCCGACGCCGGACAAATATCAGGTCACTTTCCAGTGAAATGAAAGTGTCCAAATCAACCCTTCACCGACGAATTAAAGAAGGTGCTATAAGGCCACACTCAAATGCACTCAAACCACAATTGACAGATCAGAATAAGCAAGTAAGGCTTAACTTTTGCTTGTCAATGCTTGAACCAGAAAATCTCAACAGCAATCCAACATTTATGAGTATGTTCAATGTTGTGCATATTGATGAAAAGTGGTTTTACATGACTAAAGAATGTGAAAAATATTATCTTCATCCTCAAGAAGAAGAACATCTTAGGACATGTAAGAGCAAAAAGTTCATTGTGAAAGTTATGTTCCTAGCTGCTGTTGCTCGACCACGTTTTGACTGCTCTGGTAACCCAACATTTGATGGAAAAATTGggatttttccttttgtatTCAAAGAACCAGCAAAGAGGAGTAGTAAAAATCGTATGGCAGGTACATTAGAAACTAAGCCAATATTGTCAGTGACCAAGGAAGTATATAGGAGATGTTTAATTGAACAGGTTTTGCCTGCAATACATGCTAAATGGCCACGGGATGGTGGTAGTGTTACTGAAATTTTGATCCAACAGGATAATGCAAAACCACATATTAATCCCACTGATCCTGTATTTATTGAAGCTGCTTCTAGAGATGGATTtgatattcacttatcatttcAGCCTCCTAACAGTCCGGACATGAATGTTCTTGACTTGGGATATTTTAGAGCTATACAATCCTTGCAACATCAAGAAGCACCCTTGTCAATTGATGAGCTAATTCTTGCTGTGGAAAAGTCATTTGATCAATTATTAAGTGAAAGTCTAAACAATGTTTTCTTAACATTGCAATCATGTATGGTAGAGGTGATGAAAAATCTTGGGGGAAATAACTATAAAGTGCCACACATTGGGAAGCACCATTTAATGAAAGAAAATTGTCTTCCACTGCAAATAGAATGTGAAAAAGAACTTGTGAATCAAGTTCTAAGTCATATGCAAGCGTGA